A stretch of Helicobacter ibis DNA encodes these proteins:
- a CDS encoding DegT/DnrJ/EryC1/StrS family aminotransferase, whose protein sequence is GINQLKKLDNMLEKREIITSFYDKEFEKNPYFSTIKIKDYKKSSRHLYPILLYPEFYCQKEIIFEKLLNLGIGVQVHYKPTYE, encoded by the coding sequence GGGTATAAATCAGCTTAAAAAACTTGATAATATGCTAGAAAAAAGAGAAATCATCACAAGTTTTTATGATAAAGAATTTGAAAAAAATCCTTATTTTAGCACTATAAAAATCAAAGATTATAAAAAAAGCTCAAGACATTTATATCCTATTTTACTTTATCCTGAGTTTTATTGCCAAAAAGAGATTATTTTTGAAAAATTATTGAATTTAGGCATAGGTGTACAAGTACATTATAAGCCTACTTATGAG